The genomic DNA AGGTCAAGCTTATCGTTCAGGCCCTCGTCGGCATCTGGCTGATTCTTGCTCTGGCTTTCCATCTGGCAGCCGTCGGTATCATCGGCCTCTCGGTTATCGTCCTGCTGACAGCCTTCAACGGCTTCATTGACGAACACCAGCTCGGTCCGGCATTCGAAGAGGCTTTGCCCTTCACCGCACTGCTCGTGGTCTTCTTCGCCATCGTCGGCGTCATTCATGACCAGCACCTGTTCGCTCCAGTCATGGATGTCGTTCTCAGCATGCATGGCCATGCACAGCTCGCAGCCTACTATGTGGCAAACGGCGTGCTCTCCATGATCTCTGACAACGTATTCGTCGCAACCGTGTACATCTCCGAGACCAAAATGCACTTCATCAAGCTGCTTGACGCTGTGCCCGGTATCGGCATGACCGGCAATGCCCTGATGGACAAGCTGACCGATCCTCTGCTGCACCGTGCCGATGTCATCGCCACCCTGCCGCAGGGAGTGCAGACGCAGGTCACGAACATGATGAGCCACTTCGACAAGCTCGCAGTCGCCATCAACACGGGTACCAACATCCCGTCCGTGGCAACTCCGAACGGTCAGGCAGCCTTCCTGTTCCTGCTGACTTCGGCACTGGCTCCGGTCATCCGACTGTCTTACGGACGCATGGTCGTCCTGGCCCTGCCTTACACCATCACCATGTCCCTGACCGGCCTCGCTGCCACCTACTACTTCATGTAGTCCGGGATATTCACAAAAACAAAGGGGCCGCTGACAACAGTCAGCGGCCCCTTTTTATTCACCTACTCGCCAGTTACTTGCTGATATTTTCATAAAGCTCATTAAAGTATGCCTGCTGAATACCATTCACATCAATAAGTTGCAGACCGGCATTGAATGCCTTCATTAATTTTTCGCCGGTTCGCCCATTCCGAAAACAGACATGCATGTCGTTTATCCCCAAAAGATGCGGATTGACACTCAGTTCTCCCTTTCGAGAAGAAAGCTGCTCATCAGAATTGGACAAATAATTGAAAAGATTGATATCTGCGACAGCCATATCCACCCTTCCGGCAAGAACCTTTCGGAGATTGAACAAATCGGAAACAGATTCATCAACCCGAATCTCACCCGCCTTGACCATGCTGTCAAAGGAGGCGGTATTAACATATCCTCTCACCACCCCAACCAGATATTTCTTCAAGTCGGCAACCTCATCCCAATGCACAGGAGCGGAAGAGCGCTCAACCAATCCTATAACACTCTTGCCGATTCTGTCGGAAAACAAAAAGTATTTTTCCCGTTCAACCGACTTGTATTCTGGGAAATATCCCGCAACATCAAGATTGTGTCGAGCTTCATTAAATGCCCTGACCCAAGGAAATATACGGATTTCAACATCATAACCAACAGCATTGAACGCAGCACGCACTACCTCGGCACTCGCCCCTTGACCGGGAAGTTCGGTCCCGGTGTAAGGGGGCCAGTTCAATGATGCCAGAACAACTGTCTTCTCCGCAGCAAACACGGGCACAGACAAGGAAACACACAAAACAGCATGTAGAAGAAACAGGAAAAATCGCATCAGCACGATAACAAGCCTCACTCACCGATGAATACAGACCACAGCAACCACAAAACCAAACCTACCCCGTCAATTCACGTCGAGGAATGACAATACGTACAGTCGTCCCCTCTCCGGGAGAACTGATCACATCCAAATCCCACTGATGTTCCATGGCGACTCTTCTGGCCACACACAGCCCCATTCCAGCCCCTTTGGGCTTGACTGAAAAGAACGGATCAAAAATGAATGGCTTGTGCTCCTCCTCAATTCCCGACCCAAAATCGGTCACCTTGATCACGCATGCCAATCTGCCGGGTGATACGACAATGCGTATACGGGGATAAGGCCCGCTGAAATCCACTCCGTTTTGCAAAATGGCCTGCATGGTCATGGCAAAAAGCTTCGGATCAACCAATATAACCTGATCCGGGCACAGCACATCCCATTCCACGGAATCACCAGAAACAGCTACTTCCGCATCAATCTGTACCATGACATCCTCTATCACGTCACGAATATTGGTCAGTACCAACTCATCAATTTCAATGGAAGCATATTGCGTCACATCCCGAACCATGTTTTCAAGCCGTGCCGATTCCAGCAAAATCGTATCGAGATACCCTTCAACCTCAGCCGGTACCTTACGACGAACGATATTCGCAAAACCGGCAATGGCAACGGTTCTGTTACGCACCTGATGAGCCACGGACATGGCGAGCAAATGAAGTCCGCGCCGGCCTTCCTCGATAATCTTGAGATCCCTGTATGACCGGATGGCAGTGGTTACGGATGTTACCAGACGATCAGCCGTCAAGTCGGTCTTGTGTCGGTAGTCGTTGATATCAAGTTCAGTGACGACCTCGCGTTCCGGAGCTTCACCGGGCTGTCCGGTCCGAAGAATTATACGCACAAACTGATTGCGAAGCTCTTCCCTGATGAAACGGGCGACCTCCAGTCCGGCACGCCGCGTTTCCATAACCACATCCAGAAGCATGACCGCCGTGTCCGGATGCTTCTCGACAAGCTCTCTGGCTTCCGCACCTGAATAGGCGCTCAGACAAGCTACTTTCCGACCTTCAAATGCAAAGTCCTCCAGCACCAGCCGCGTAATGACGTGCATATCCTCCTGATCGTCAACAATCATGACTTTCCACGCGCCATCACTGTCCCCGATCAGTTCATCGGCAGGAAGCTCCTTCTCTTCTTCCGCAAAAATCAGTTCATCATCCATGGAGACCTCTTTGATGGCCGTCAACTCCCAAATGCCAACACATCATTCTTTCTACAAACTTACCAAAATGGAGGTACGATCAAATGATTTTATGGCATTCCCACCAAATGGACACCCACCTCATTCACGATACAACAAACCTTAAAATACAATATATCGATATTTCAAATAATTACACAACCAGTAAAGTCACACCATACTCATTGCCTCTTTCTCAAAACATTCTATATTTTCATCGCGCAGCCTATAAACAAAAGAACCACGCATGAAAAATTTCCTTAAAATCGCCGCTTGCGTATTTGCGCTGTCCCTGATGGTATCGGGCATGGCAATCGCCAGTGACGGAGGCTTCTACGTTTCAGTCAAGGCTGGAGGCTCTTTCCTCGATGCATCGAAATCCGCATCCACCAACTCCACCACGGCAACAGGTTCCAGCAGTAAGTTCAAAGAAGACACTTCCCTCGCCATCGGTGGCGCCGTCGGTTACAACTGGATGGACAGCGATCTGCCCGTCCGTACTGAACTTGAGTACATGTACCGTGGCGACTTCAAGTACAAATACTCTGACAGCAACTCCACGCTGACCAACAAGATCGACATTCACACCCTGATGCTGAACGCATACTGGGACTTCTACAACTCCACCAGCTTCACCCCGTACATCAACGGTGGTGTCGGTGTCGCATGGATTCAGGAAGATTTCAGCACCGGCACCGTGACCGATGCAATCAACGCTCCCAGCAGCAACACTCAGGCCAATTTCGCTTTCAACCTCGGCGCTGGTGTCGGCTGGGAAATGACTGATTCCGTCATTCTCGACCTCGCTTACCGATACAACTACTACGGCGACGGCAAGGCTGTTACCGCAAACGGCGCAGCCAATTCCGTGCAGAGCAAAGTCAAGAACATCAGCACTCATGATGTCCTGCTCGGTCTTCGCTACGAGTTCTAAGTCAGTTCAAAATCACAATACAACAGAAAAGCCCCGCCATCCGGCGGGGCTTTTCCTATTCATGCCATGAAGACGCTTCGACTGTTTACGGCTTCGGCCCAAGAATATCCTTCAGGTTTACCGGTTTGTAGCTCGAATCGTCCTCATATTTCTTTTTTACAGATGAATGAATGGATTCATTGGTGTTGATTCCCTTCATCACTTTGCGATGAAAAACCGGAATAATCTTGTAGAGACCTTTCCACGATTCATGACAGGGGGCCTTGTAATCGGGCTTTGGTCCCGGCCTGAATGGTGAGAACTCCAATCCACAGCTCTTGGCTTTATCCACCATCCACTTCAAGGCGATATCCGACAGGCCCACATCGGGATACCCTCCGCCGATATCCGAATGGACACCTGCAAACCAAACCTGCTCCAGCGTTTGTTTTTTGGGCGCAGGCTGTGGCTGCACCCACAGGCATTCCTTGAAATTCTTCCGTTTTTCATCCACAGCCATGGCCTGATACGCATTTTCAATAGTGGAACTCAGACTGACGTCATGAAAAGAATTCAACATGCTCAGAGGACTGGAAAGCCACACCGGGTTACCGAGAGCGCCGACCGTATCCCACACACCGATAAACTTGATCGGCGTGATATCTTCCACAGCGTACGTCTTTCGAAACAGGGTTGCTTCCTTCTCCTTGGGGTGCGCTCCCTTGCGTCTGGACCGGTAAAGCTTATACGCCTTGTCGATGTTGTCTACGGCGTCAGGACGAAGCAGGCCGGAATTCCGTATCAGACCAGCCAGACTGCGGGCAGTAAAAGCTCCGCGGCTGAAGCCAAAGAAATACAGCTCATCCCCGGGCGTGTAATTGTGAATGAGATAGCGGTAGGCATCCAGAATATTCTTGCTCATTCCAGTGCCGGTAGCCCCTTCAAAGCAGCGCTGAAGCCAACCTCCACTCGAACCTATTCCAGGGTCATAAAACAATTTCTGCTCAACTCCCCCCTTGTCGCTGGATTTAACTGCCTCAGCCATACGCACTACATTTGTAGGGCACGGAACCCCTTGCGATGTTTCATCAGGGGAATTCCAGGTACCATCACAACAAACCACAATCCGCTTCCTGTCGGCCATGACCGCCCTCCATTAGATACATGAACACATATTCACAACCCTAACCCGATTAAAATCTTTGGGTCAAATGCATTCAAATGGCAGTCAATAAGCCTTGCAAGCAATAAGAATTCGTCAACATATAAATATTACAATGAATTTGAACAAAAAAACGGGAGATACACCCATCTCCTTCACAAACAAAAGCCCCTGCCGACAAACGTCGGCAGGGGCTTCCAGATTCGATTAATCAATATGACTAAGCGTCGACCTTGGGGGATTCAGTCAAATGATCACGGCAAAGCCAGACAATGGACTGGGTCTTGGGATCAAAGTGCGGACTGACACCGTGGTCTGCACCGCAGACAGCGCACCTGTATTCGCCTTCACGGGAAGAATCACTCAACTTGTTCAGCATGTTGTTGAATCGATTGATATACGGAAACATGGGATGCTTTTCATGCCTGCGGATATCCTTACTGTTCAATTTACCGTTGTCATTCACTTTCACGGTAATCATACGTGACCGGTTAATGCGACCTTTCTTTTTGTTCATTACAATCTCGGTCGGCTCTTCCCATCGACAAATAATCCGTTTCCGGTTCGGGTCATAACGCATTGACATGGCGTTCTCCTTCGTGACTTTTCCAATTCATTTCTGGATTCACGACATCTGCATCATAGAGGAACCAGGCCCACCCGGATTGCCCAGTTCACACCTAAATACTAAAATCAACAACCTTTCGGCCGGAGGCAACTTTCTTCACGAAAGCGACACAGGCCTGATGGTCGGGGTGTCCCTGATAATGATCGAGCGCAGCGGCATCGTCATGGTCGGAGCATAGAAGGATATGGCACTCCGGGTCGGCTGCAACAATGTCAAAACTGACATTCAGACGCTGCAACCCGTCGATCCGCCCGTTCAAGGCTTCAAGCATGTCCTTCATCTTGACTGCATTTTCCTTTGCAGTCGCCCCTTCGGCTTCCTCTTTCAAAGTCCACATAACGATATGTCTAACCACGTTCGAACCTCTCAAAGACGTATTCTCAACCATTCCAAGAAATTAGCAAAACCACTGTTCAAATGGCATTCGCCTACATTAACCACAATAATCACAATTGACGTTATTGTCACCTTGTTAACAATATTTATAAAAGACTATTCCATCTCACGAATAATACCTATCAGTGTTTCGGCCAGCTGGGAAAGGCGGGTGATGGCTTCCGCGGCCTCGACCATGACCAGATCGGTCTCACCGCACACCCGGCTCACTTCCGTGGTGGCCTGATTGATTTCCTCGCTGGCGGCAGACTGCTGCTCGGCTGCGGTGGCGATGGAACGCACACGATCGGCGGTAGATTCGGCTACATCGACAATGCTTGCCAGCGCCTCCCCGGATCGTCCTGCCATCTCCGTACTTTTCTCCACGGAATCAACGGCTATCTCGGTGGCCTTGACGTTCTTCCGCGCACCATCCTGAATAGAGGTTATCGCCTGATGAACCTCATTGGTGGCCTGCATGGTTTTTTCCGCCAGCTTCCGAACCTCATCCGCGACAACGGCAAACCCTCGACCGGCCTCGCCAGCACGGGCGGCCTCAATGGCGGCATTCAGCGCCAGAAGATTCGTCTGATCCGCGATATCCTCAATGACACCGAGCACTTTCCCGATGCCGTCGGCGCTGTTGTCCAACTCTTCCATGGACGTTTTCAATTCCGACGCATTTTCCGCCACGTCATGTATGGCAGTGACGACCTCGGTAACAATCGACGCGCCTTCCTCGGCACACCGTTTGGCCTCATCCGCGTCAACTGCGGCTTCCTGCGCATGGCGCGCCACTTCGAGCACGGTGGCGTTCATCTCTTCCATGGCAGTGGCGGTCTCCCCTGTCCGCTCGGCCTGAACAGCCGCTCCTTTCCGAGCACTCTGAACCAACACCTCCAGCTGACTGGCAGCTGCGGCCAATTCATCGGAAACGCCTGTTGCCTCGACTGCGGCCCTTGCGATGCGCTCGTTCTGGCTGACTATCTCCGATTCATGACGCTTGAGCTCCGTGGTATCGATATAGAGACAGCAACCGCCGATCACGGTCCCTTCCACGTCATGCAAGGGGAAAAGATTGGCAAGAACATTGATATCGCTCTCGTCAACATGCTTGAAAATCGCTTCCAGGTTCATCGCACGGGTATCCGTATCCATGCAGTCCGCGATCTTCGACTTCCGATCATCATGATAAAAAATCTGGGAAATCTTGCGCCCGTAATAAACACCGGGGTCCTCGTTCGACCCAAGCATCTGCAGGCATTCCCTGTTGAGGAACGTGATGTTCTGATCGGTATCGACAATACAAATCGGAACGGGAAGCCCTTCGAGAATACTCTTTGAGAACCCGAGCCGCTCCTTGAAGCGACCGGCAAGGTCAACCACAAGTTCACCGAGACCGGGCATGGCCCGGACAAGCGTTTTGTCGTCGGCCTCGGAATACTCACCGTCAAGGACATGTGCCGTATACTCCGCCGCCGCAGACAAAGGCCGGAACTGCCACCGGACGAGCAGGACCGTCAAAACAATGCCGAGCAGCCCGAACACGGACAACATGCCGATGGCAAGAACGGGAACCGCCCAGCCGTATCCCGCATACTGGATGGAAAACCAGATTGAGACCAGCGCGACGAACAGGAACGTACCGAAATACATCCCGATGAAACGGCCGGAACCGAAAGTTGATCTTGATTTCAACTGCAACCTCTCGAAAACACACTATGGTCGCAATCAGAGGCATGAGGGTTCATGCCTCCCCGTCGTGAGGAAATATATTGGTTCCCCGCCCCGCAGCGGGCGGGGAACCTACATGAAGGCTTGGTCTCTCGGAGGAAGCGTGGCATTGCTTCGAGGGGATTGCGGTCCAACCTTGAGAGCCTCATGTATTCAGATTAACAGGCTGCCGGAGGTCTGACACATCCTCCTTCACAGCCCGACTCTTCTATCTTTTGTTGTCTGCGAGCACTTCGGAAACGTGCCGGACCTTGATCTTGGAACCGCGCTTCTTCAGGCCACCGCGAAGCTGCATGATACAGCCTGGGCAATCGGTCAAAAGCACGTCGGCAC from uncultured Pseudodesulfovibrio sp. includes the following:
- a CDS encoding transporter substrate-binding domain-containing protein; the protein is MRFFLFLLHAVLCVSLSVPVFAAEKTVVLASLNWPPYTGTELPGQGASAEVVRAAFNAVGYDVEIRIFPWVRAFNEARHNLDVAGYFPEYKSVEREKYFLFSDRIGKSVIGLVERSSAPVHWDEVADLKKYLVGVVRGYVNTASFDSMVKAGEIRVDESVSDLFNLRKVLAGRVDMAVADINLFNYLSNSDEQLSSRKGELSVNPHLLGINDMHVCFRNGRTGEKLMKAFNAGLQLIDVNGIQQAYFNELYENISK
- a CDS encoding ATP-binding protein, with protein sequence MDDELIFAEEEKELPADELIGDSDGAWKVMIVDDQEDMHVITRLVLEDFAFEGRKVACLSAYSGAEARELVEKHPDTAVMLLDVVMETRRAGLEVARFIREELRNQFVRIILRTGQPGEAPEREVVTELDINDYRHKTDLTADRLVTSVTTAIRSYRDLKIIEEGRRGLHLLAMSVAHQVRNRTVAIAGFANIVRRKVPAEVEGYLDTILLESARLENMVRDVTQYASIEIDELVLTNIRDVIEDVMVQIDAEVAVSGDSVEWDVLCPDQVILVDPKLFAMTMQAILQNGVDFSGPYPRIRIVVSPGRLACVIKVTDFGSGIEEEHKPFIFDPFFSVKPKGAGMGLCVARRVAMEHQWDLDVISSPGEGTTVRIVIPRRELTG
- a CDS encoding outer membrane beta-barrel protein; its protein translation is MKNFLKIAACVFALSLMVSGMAIASDGGFYVSVKAGGSFLDASKSASTNSTTATGSSSKFKEDTSLAIGGAVGYNWMDSDLPVRTELEYMYRGDFKYKYSDSNSTLTNKIDIHTLMLNAYWDFYNSTSFTPYINGGVGVAWIQEDFSTGTVTDAINAPSSNTQANFAFNLGAGVGWEMTDSVILDLAYRYNYYGDGKAVTANGAANSVQSKVKNISTHDVLLGLRYEF
- a CDS encoding DUF2235 domain-containing protein — translated: MADRKRIVVCCDGTWNSPDETSQGVPCPTNVVRMAEAVKSSDKGGVEQKLFYDPGIGSSGGWLQRCFEGATGTGMSKNILDAYRYLIHNYTPGDELYFFGFSRGAFTARSLAGLIRNSGLLRPDAVDNIDKAYKLYRSRRKGAHPKEKEATLFRKTYAVEDITPIKFIGVWDTVGALGNPVWLSSPLSMLNSFHDVSLSSTIENAYQAMAVDEKRKNFKECLWVQPQPAPKKQTLEQVWFAGVHSDIGGGYPDVGLSDIALKWMVDKAKSCGLEFSPFRPGPKPDYKAPCHESWKGLYKIIPVFHRKVMKGINTNESIHSSVKKKYEDDSSYKPVNLKDILGPKP
- a CDS encoding Dabb family protein → MVRHIVMWTLKEEAEGATAKENAVKMKDMLEALNGRIDGLQRLNVSFDIVAADPECHILLCSDHDDAAALDHYQGHPDHQACVAFVKKVASGRKVVDFSI
- a CDS encoding methyl-accepting chemotaxis protein gives rise to the protein MKSRSTFGSGRFIGMYFGTFLFVALVSIWFSIQYAGYGWAVPVLAIGMLSVFGLLGIVLTVLLVRWQFRPLSAAAEYTAHVLDGEYSEADDKTLVRAMPGLGELVVDLAGRFKERLGFSKSILEGLPVPICIVDTDQNITFLNRECLQMLGSNEDPGVYYGRKISQIFYHDDRKSKIADCMDTDTRAMNLEAIFKHVDESDINVLANLFPLHDVEGTVIGGCCLYIDTTELKRHESEIVSQNERIARAAVEATGVSDELAAAASQLEVLVQSARKGAAVQAERTGETATAMEEMNATVLEVARHAQEAAVDADEAKRCAEEGASIVTEVVTAIHDVAENASELKTSMEELDNSADGIGKVLGVIEDIADQTNLLALNAAIEAARAGEAGRGFAVVADEVRKLAEKTMQATNEVHQAITSIQDGARKNVKATEIAVDSVEKSTEMAGRSGEALASIVDVAESTADRVRSIATAAEQQSAASEEINQATTEVSRVCGETDLVMVEAAEAITRLSQLAETLIGIIREME